A single region of the Candidatus Marinarcus aquaticus genome encodes:
- a CDS encoding pyrimidine/purine nucleoside phosphorylase, with amino-acid sequence MPDFKNVSINKSANIFYEGRVTSRSLEFEDGSRKTLGIMLPGEYQFNTVHKEIMEINSGELEYRLPAEDWKKITAPGVFEVPANSKFDIKIIAIVDYCCSFIK; translated from the coding sequence ATGCCAGATTTTAAAAATGTTTCAATTAACAAAAGTGCTAATATCTTTTATGAAGGAAGAGTTACCAGTCGAAGTTTAGAGTTTGAAGATGGGAGTAGAAAAACACTGGGGATTATGTTACCGGGTGAGTATCAATTTAATACCGTTCATAAAGAGATTATGGAGATTAACTCAGGTGAATTAGAATACCGACTTCCTGCAGAAGATTGGAAGAAAATTACGGCACCGGGAGTCTTTGAAGTACCTGCAAACTCAAAGTTTGATATTAAAATTATCGCGATTGTTGATTACTGTTGTTCATTTATTAAATAA
- a CDS encoding class II SORL domain-containing protein, which translates to MPKINKYVDIDTVEREAKKDYIDRHSPFIHCEDNATKGEPFAVTVKMGNEYSHPDDFDHYISSISLFNGETLLAKAEFMAGALGNEKGHQTVTFNVVPTGKLNLVAHAYCTKHGVWESDPVAVAVN; encoded by the coding sequence ATGCCAAAGATTAATAAATACGTAGATATAGATACGGTTGAGAGAGAAGCAAAAAAAGATTATATTGACAGACACTCACCATTCATTCACTGTGAAGATAACGCAACAAAAGGTGAACCTTTTGCAGTTACAGTAAAAATGGGAAATGAGTACTCTCATCCAGATGATTTCGATCACTATATTTCAAGTATTTCACTTTTTAATGGGGAGACACTATTAGCTAAAGCAGAGTTTATGGCAGGTGCTTTAGGGAACGAAAAAGGACATCAAACTGTTACTTTTAACGTTGTACCAACAGGAAAATTAAATCTTGTTGCTCACGCATACTGTACCAAGCACGGGGTTTGGGAATCAGACCCTGTGGCTGTCGCAGTTAACTAA
- a CDS encoding thiamine-phosphate kinase — protein MNKEDYFIKQFSHSKFIGDDGAIVGSYVYSADAFFENVHFKREWMSLKEIAQKAMLVNISDAIAMNAKPKYALLTVAIPKSYTHKELDELALGFKKTAQKFGIEIIGGDTICNEKLDISVTIISKSKRPVLRSGMKKGDLLCYTGELGQSLKHLNALLKGEKIPKKSKFIKPKLNAKFFYEIASYVSAGMDISDGLFFELERLSKANTLGFEFFSSIPNEIGCSGEEYELLFSFAPQYQKKIEKIAHKHNIKLTIVAKAVKGSYECKCKGHHFE, from the coding sequence ATGAATAAAGAGGACTATTTTATAAAACAATTTTCACACTCAAAATTTATTGGTGATGATGGTGCGATTGTCGGTTCGTATGTCTATAGTGCTGATGCATTTTTTGAAAACGTGCACTTTAAACGTGAATGGATGAGTCTCAAAGAGATTGCTCAAAAAGCAATGTTAGTCAATATCTCTGATGCCATTGCGATGAATGCAAAACCAAAGTATGCACTTTTAACCGTAGCCATACCCAAATCATACACGCATAAAGAGCTTGATGAATTGGCCCTTGGCTTTAAAAAAACAGCGCAAAAATTTGGTATAGAGATCATTGGAGGGGATACCATTTGTAATGAGAAACTTGATATTTCAGTCACTATTATTTCAAAAAGCAAACGACCCGTTTTAAGAAGTGGTATGAAAAAGGGTGATTTGCTTTGTTATACGGGTGAATTAGGTCAGTCTTTAAAGCATCTGAATGCGTTGCTTAAAGGTGAAAAGATTCCCAAAAAATCAAAGTTCATCAAACCCAAGCTCAATGCAAAGTTTTTTTATGAAATAGCTTCCTATGTCAGTGCAGGTATGGATATCTCTGATGGTCTTTTTTTTGAATTAGAACGCCTTTCAAAAGCCAACACACTGGGTTTTGAATTTTTCAGTTCCATTCCTAATGAAATAGGATGTTCAGGAGAAGAGTATGAACTGCTTTTTTCTTTTGCACCTCAGTATCAAAAAAAGATTGAAAAGATTGCACACAAACACAATATTAAATTAACCATCGTAGCCAAAGCTGTTAAAGGCAGTTACGAATGTAAATGTAAGGGACACCATTTTGAATAA
- the truD gene encoding tRNA pseudouridine(13) synthase TruD — MNKQYYLNHSKIEVVFKQSKDDFVVTEVPLYEFSNEGEHLIIKFRKKDLTTWDAQQIFSEQLGCKARDIGYAGLKDKNAMTIQYFSLPKSCEANLEKFNHENIKILETTYHNNKIRIGHLKGNKFFIRLKRVNLVDARKIEQVLQNIVSFGIPNYFGFQRFGVEGNNYQKGEAIIKGELKEKNRKLKQMYINAYQSYLFNTWLSKRIEISKLVDAFEPKEICEKLGLPLEMVKQMKKQQHPFKLIQGDLMSHYPYGRIFHVEDLESESEKFFARDRVPTGILAGKKVKTSENEAYEVEKEFDIKIPEDGARRFAWIFPEEIESNYKEEKNWMELSFYLPKGSYATEVISELIHQ, encoded by the coding sequence TTGAATAAACAGTACTATTTAAACCACTCTAAAATTGAGGTGGTTTTTAAACAAAGCAAAGATGATTTCGTGGTTACAGAAGTACCACTGTATGAGTTCAGTAATGAAGGTGAACATCTCATTATTAAGTTTCGGAAAAAAGATTTAACCACGTGGGATGCCCAACAAATCTTCTCAGAACAACTCGGATGCAAAGCACGAGATATTGGTTATGCGGGGTTAAAAGATAAAAATGCCATGACAATTCAGTACTTTTCTTTGCCAAAGTCATGTGAAGCCAACCTCGAAAAGTTTAACCATGAAAACATTAAAATCCTTGAAACAACCTATCATAACAATAAAATACGAATAGGGCATTTAAAAGGGAACAAGTTTTTCATTCGTCTAAAAAGAGTCAACTTGGTTGATGCCAGAAAGATTGAACAAGTGTTGCAAAACATTGTCAGTTTTGGGATTCCAAACTATTTTGGTTTCCAACGTTTTGGTGTTGAAGGGAACAACTATCAAAAAGGAGAAGCCATCATCAAAGGAGAACTCAAAGAGAAAAACAGAAAACTCAAACAGATGTATATCAATGCGTATCAAAGTTATTTGTTTAATACTTGGTTATCTAAGCGTATTGAAATCTCAAAACTGGTAGACGCTTTTGAACCCAAAGAGATTTGTGAAAAACTGGGACTTCCTTTAGAGATGGTCAAGCAGATGAAAAAACAACAACACCCTTTTAAACTCATCCAAGGGGATTTAATGAGTCACTACCCATATGGACGTATTTTTCATGTGGAAGATTTAGAGAGTGAAAGTGAGAAGTTCTTTGCACGTGATAGAGTCCCTACAGGAATACTTGCGGGTAAAAAAGTAAAAACCAGTGAAAACGAAGCGTATGAAGTGGAAAAAGAGTTTGATATTAAAATTCCAGAAGATGGTGCCAGACGTTTTGCTTGGATTTTTCCTGAAGAGATTGAAAGCAATTATAAAGAGGAAAAAAACTGGATGGAACTCTCTTTTTACCTGCCAAAGGGTTCATACGCTACAGAAGTGATCAGCGAGTTAATCCACCAATAA
- a CDS encoding methyl-accepting chemotaxis protein, whose protein sequence is MFNFLKKKISNKIIFSLLVLMTINSLAVVYFTTKTVHDDSIVSTKESLEMLNTAMFQSLRNAMNTGDPAAIKKAEEEAQSIKGVKRLIVAKSQPLIDMYSAGEAMTDDKEVLNSFNTKKSQVLEFSDNTGHNLRMIKPMVATQECLMCHANQGIGDVIGVMDLTFSLDESDDQLHELTIYILSISTILGWITIILILVVVKKATNPINGLKEGFQNLITSNDANIKLDITTEDEIGDVAQLFNQYMDKVREGLKQDEKVIEEANDVLEKTGNGFFVYKVSSTASNPFVEDLKNKLNHMIANTKNTLDKINETLRQYSESHFDTRINDQGLYGDLGSVASGIKLVGNNTSEILAMIMNTGDSLKENTEVLSTASADLSKSSNKQAASLEETAAALEQITSNIQGNTEASTRMAQLAQNVTSSAKSGLTLANETAQSMEEINTQVSSINEAIEVIDQIAFQTNILSLNAAVEAATAGEAGKGFAVVAQEVRNLASRSAEAAKEIKAIVENASSKAQAGKEISAKMIHGYDELNANINNTIEMIEQVATASKEQERGIVQINDAVNALDKATQENATVADKISNMSEQIAEMSNSLVTAASRASFLEEAREQVCDIDLVYDTAKLKVDILKLKESIYSQFGTFEKFAVAKNSALEGWIAEYTHSHDDYNSKTIEELKELNSELTKKLQELVNANSEKESNEKLNEKAKAVEILSLQIFGLLNKVKAETCSDESFSAPIKQEDIEESEEAEEE, encoded by the coding sequence ATGTTCAACTTTCTGAAAAAGAAGATCAGTAACAAAATTATTTTTTCTTTATTGGTTCTCATGACCATCAACAGTTTAGCTGTTGTTTACTTTACAACAAAAACCGTACATGATGACTCCATAGTAAGTACCAAAGAGAGTTTAGAGATGCTCAATACTGCAATGTTCCAAAGTCTTAGAAACGCAATGAACACGGGTGACCCAGCTGCGATTAAAAAAGCTGAAGAGGAAGCTCAATCGATTAAGGGCGTAAAACGTTTGATTGTAGCAAAGAGTCAACCTCTTATTGATATGTACTCTGCAGGCGAAGCCATGACCGATGACAAAGAGGTTTTAAACTCTTTTAATACCAAAAAATCCCAAGTGCTTGAATTCTCAGATAACACTGGACACAACCTTCGAATGATCAAACCAATGGTGGCAACCCAAGAGTGTTTAATGTGTCATGCCAACCAAGGTATTGGTGATGTTATTGGAGTCATGGACTTGACATTCTCTTTAGATGAATCTGATGACCAACTTCATGAACTGACCATTTATATTCTCTCTATCTCAACGATACTTGGATGGATTACTATTATTCTTATTTTAGTTGTCGTCAAAAAAGCAACCAATCCAATTAATGGATTAAAAGAAGGATTTCAAAATCTTATCACTTCAAATGATGCCAATATCAAACTGGACATCACAACTGAAGATGAGATTGGAGATGTGGCCCAACTGTTTAACCAATATATGGATAAAGTGAGAGAAGGTCTTAAACAAGATGAAAAAGTCATTGAAGAAGCCAATGATGTTTTAGAAAAAACAGGAAATGGTTTCTTTGTCTATAAAGTAAGCTCAACAGCAAGCAATCCATTTGTGGAAGACTTGAAAAATAAACTCAACCATATGATTGCCAATACGAAAAACACCTTGGATAAAATCAATGAAACGCTACGACAATACTCTGAATCACACTTTGATACACGTATCAATGACCAAGGTCTTTATGGGGACTTAGGTTCCGTTGCTTCGGGTATCAAACTCGTAGGGAACAATACTTCTGAAATTTTAGCAATGATTATGAACACAGGTGATTCACTTAAAGAAAATACAGAAGTGCTCTCAACTGCTTCAGCTGACTTATCAAAGTCATCCAATAAACAAGCGGCTTCCTTAGAAGAGACTGCTGCAGCATTGGAGCAAATTACTTCAAACATTCAAGGAAACACGGAAGCCTCAACCAGAATGGCACAATTAGCACAAAACGTGACTTCTTCAGCGAAAAGCGGATTAACGCTTGCCAATGAAACAGCACAATCAATGGAAGAGATTAATACACAAGTAAGTTCTATTAATGAAGCGATTGAAGTAATTGACCAAATTGCGTTTCAAACCAATATCCTCTCACTCAATGCTGCAGTGGAAGCAGCAACAGCAGGTGAAGCAGGAAAAGGCTTTGCTGTCGTTGCACAAGAGGTAAGAAACCTTGCTTCACGAAGTGCTGAAGCTGCTAAAGAGATTAAAGCAATTGTTGAAAATGCAAGTTCAAAAGCACAAGCAGGTAAAGAGATCTCAGCAAAAATGATTCACGGATATGATGAACTCAATGCAAATATTAACAATACCATTGAAATGATTGAGCAAGTAGCCACTGCAAGTAAAGAACAAGAGCGTGGAATTGTACAAATCAATGATGCAGTTAATGCTTTAGATAAAGCCACACAAGAGAATGCAACTGTTGCAGACAAAATTTCTAATATGTCTGAACAAATTGCTGAAATGTCAAACTCTTTAGTAACTGCTGCATCACGTGCAAGTTTCTTAGAAGAAGCACGAGAGCAAGTATGTGATATTGATTTGGTCTATGATACAGCGAAACTCAAAGTCGACATTTTAAAACTCAAAGAGAGTATTTACAGTCAGTTTGGTACGTTTGAGAAATTTGCAGTTGCTAAAAACAGTGCCTTAGAGGGTTGGATTGCGGAATATACACATTCACATGATGACTACAACTCAAAAACGATTGAAGAGCTGAAAGAACTTAATTCGGAATTAACCAAAAAACTTCAAGAACTGGTCAATGCCAACAGCGAAAAAGAGTCTAATGAGAAATTAAATGAAAAAGCAAAAGCGGTTGAAATCTTATCGTTACAAATCTTTGGATTACTCAATAAAGTAAAAGCAGAAACCTGTTCTGATGAAAGCTTTTCAGCTCCCATAAAACAAGAAGATATTGAAGAAAGCGAAGAGGCAGAAGAGGAGTAA
- the ruvA gene encoding Holliday junction branch migration protein RuvA: MIVGIEGTIEKKEPTGVHLNVNGLIYEVFVSLNCSAQITKNNIKLYTTHIIKEDSQTLYGFYDLNEKKLFDTVIKINGVGPKVALAICSTFTPSTFAQIVSANDVTMLKRVPGIGPKQASRILVELSGFIIDGTDENGSSNSNTLEAALALESLGFKKELVAKVLTSCTATDTSGLVKEALKKLQK, encoded by the coding sequence ATGATTGTTGGAATAGAAGGAACGATTGAAAAGAAGGAGCCTACAGGTGTACACCTCAATGTGAACGGATTGATTTATGAGGTTTTTGTCTCCTTAAATTGCAGTGCACAGATTACAAAAAATAATATTAAACTGTATACCACTCATATTATAAAAGAGGATTCTCAAACGCTATATGGTTTTTATGATTTGAATGAAAAAAAACTGTTTGATACAGTCATAAAAATTAATGGGGTAGGACCAAAAGTCGCATTGGCAATTTGTTCTACTTTTACCCCTTCGACTTTTGCTCAAATTGTATCAGCTAATGATGTGACAATGCTCAAGCGAGTTCCTGGGATTGGTCCGAAGCAAGCGAGTCGAATTTTGGTTGAACTCAGTGGTTTCATTATTGATGGCACAGATGAAAATGGCAGTTCAAATAGCAATACTCTTGAAGCTGCTTTAGCGTTAGAATCTTTAGGATTTAAAAAAGAATTGGTTGCAAAAGTACTTACTTCATGTACTGCAACAGACACAAGTGGCCTTGTCAAAGAGGCATTAAAAAAACTACAAAAATAA
- a CDS encoding D-alanine--D-alanine ligase: MKIAIFFGCSSYEHEISIVSSIAMKDVLKHELVYIFCDQHRELYEIPSSTIKSKLFSSGEYKKCDKVTLQKGGFAKKSMFGQKEIAYDVVLNLTHGGDGEDGVLASLFEFYGIPFIGPRVEACSVSSHKFLTKGYAQSVDVKTIDYAFYTKNDEIKVDSFPVIVKPVRLGSSIGVSIVKSQEELDYALDVAFEFDDAIIIEPFIANIKEYNLAGCVINGEFNFSIIEEPQKAEFLDFDKKYLDFSRTSKALEADIDETLKEKIKEAFKKLYNTLFIGSLIRCDFFVVDGEVYINEINSIPGSMANYLFEDFNTLFTSLAQNLPKKKAITINYEYVNKIQASKGK; the protein is encoded by the coding sequence ATGAAAATAGCAATCTTTTTTGGTTGTTCAAGTTATGAACATGAGATATCAATTGTCTCATCTATTGCAATGAAGGACGTATTAAAGCATGAGTTGGTGTATATATTTTGTGACCAACACCGAGAGCTTTATGAGATTCCTTCATCAACCATAAAGTCAAAACTCTTCAGCTCAGGTGAGTATAAAAAGTGCGATAAAGTAACTTTACAAAAAGGTGGTTTTGCTAAAAAGAGCATGTTTGGACAAAAAGAGATTGCATATGATGTGGTATTGAACCTTACTCATGGTGGTGATGGTGAAGATGGTGTGTTAGCATCACTGTTTGAATTCTATGGTATTCCTTTCATTGGCCCAAGAGTAGAAGCGTGTTCTGTGAGTTCACACAAGTTCTTAACCAAAGGGTATGCACAAAGTGTGGATGTAAAAACGATTGATTACGCATTTTATACCAAAAACGATGAAATCAAAGTGGACAGTTTCCCTGTGATTGTAAAACCCGTTCGTTTAGGAAGTTCAATCGGGGTTTCCATTGTAAAGTCGCAAGAAGAGTTAGATTATGCACTGGATGTGGCATTTGAGTTTGATGATGCCATTATCATTGAACCATTTATAGCAAACATCAAAGAGTATAACCTTGCAGGATGTGTGATTAATGGAGAGTTTAACTTCTCAATCATTGAAGAGCCGCAAAAAGCAGAGTTCTTAGACTTTGATAAAAAATATCTAGATTTCTCTCGAACCAGTAAAGCCTTAGAAGCAGACATAGACGAAACACTTAAAGAAAAAATCAAAGAGGCATTTAAAAAGCTTTATAACACTCTGTTTATTGGTTCTTTGATTCGTTGTGATTTCTTCGTTGTGGATGGGGAAGTCTATATTAATGAGATCAACTCTATTCCTGGAAGCATGGCAAACTATCTGTTTGAAGACTTTAATACACTCTTTACTTCATTGGCACAAAACTTACCCAAGAAAAAAGCCATTACGATTAACTATGAGTATGTGAATAAAATCCAAGCAAGCAAGGGTAAGTAG
- a CDS encoding alpha/beta fold hydrolase, whose protein sequence is MALKQVTYAHHSFDIAYDLVNPAASKTIVFLHGWGSNKEIMKQGFANTLSEFKHIYVDMPGFGKSSNEMVLTTQEYATIMQLFLQQLGYETCSELTIAGHSFGGKVATLLEPKNLILLSTAGIIEPKPFKVRVKIKLAKFLNLFGLGKITKAFRSSDVNQMSQNMYETFKNVVDEDFTAIFQAYRGKTFIFWGETDTATSLQSGEKIHSLIKNSEMVSYNGDHYFFLKYNNDIAKRLENGIL, encoded by the coding sequence TTGGCTCTTAAGCAAGTAACGTATGCTCATCACTCTTTTGATATTGCCTATGACTTAGTCAATCCAGCAGCATCTAAAACGATTGTCTTTTTACATGGTTGGGGAAGTAACAAAGAGATTATGAAACAAGGGTTTGCCAACACTCTGTCAGAGTTTAAACACATCTATGTGGACATGCCCGGTTTTGGAAAAAGCAGCAATGAGATGGTGCTTACCACACAAGAGTATGCCACAATCATGCAACTTTTTTTACAACAGTTGGGATATGAAACTTGCAGTGAGCTTACCATTGCAGGTCACTCTTTTGGTGGAAAAGTGGCCACACTTTTAGAACCTAAAAACTTAATACTTTTAAGCACAGCAGGTATCATTGAACCAAAACCTTTTAAAGTGCGTGTCAAAATCAAACTGGCGAAGTTTTTAAACCTTTTTGGTTTGGGAAAAATCACCAAAGCCTTTAGAAGCAGTGATGTCAACCAAATGAGCCAAAACATGTATGAAACCTTTAAAAATGTGGTGGATGAAGATTTCACTGCGATTTTTCAAGCATACCGTGGAAAAACATTTATCTTTTGGGGTGAAACAGACACCGCTACTTCTTTACAAAGTGGAGAAAAAATCCACAGCTTAATTAAAAATTCTGAGATGGTATCTTATAATGGTGACCACTATTTTTTTTTAAAATACAACAACGACATCGCAAAGAGACTGGAAAATGGAATACTTTAA
- a CDS encoding Mur ligase family protein, whose product MEYFNIFTHIVLILCLGWYLITNLQWYNYKIERVILKHHKYYWHINYFVVPIFMYYLLEPLYFAIFFYVLYLTAFFLWNRKLDRPLVLTSRVKRFLAILLFTTFAINLLCMYATSCEGVTVLIPLAIAYVVSHFLEKIFFISFKHKAKQKLKLIPNLKIIAITASFGKTSIKNYMHQVLSKKYKTYKTPRSVNTIGGIVLDVNNHLPDDTQIYIAEAGAREQGDIEEITMFLEPQYPVIGSVGEQHIEYFKTLDNIIHTKMEILKTPRMVKGFVHETVPILKYDTIEKFPKNLNITMSNLDGIWFDLEINGIQEHFHAPLLGSFNAINLSAVILVALELGMSIDEIKIALDKIEPVEHRLQLIKAGGKVIVDDSFNGNLDGMLEAVNICSTYEGRRVIVTPGLVESTDEANITLAKTINEHFDLVMITGSLNAKILGDNIDNSKVIVLKDKAKMEAMLAEKTRIGDLILFANDAPNFI is encoded by the coding sequence ATGGAATACTTTAATATATTTACACACATTGTATTGATACTATGTTTAGGGTGGTACTTGATTACCAACTTACAATGGTACAACTATAAAATTGAACGGGTGATTTTAAAACACCATAAATATTACTGGCACATCAACTATTTTGTAGTGCCTATTTTTATGTACTATTTATTGGAGCCATTGTACTTTGCCATCTTCTTTTATGTGCTTTATTTAACTGCCTTTTTCTTATGGAACAGAAAGCTTGACCGACCATTGGTATTAACTTCACGTGTTAAACGCTTCTTAGCGATTTTGTTGTTTACAACGTTTGCCATAAATCTGTTGTGCATGTATGCAACTTCATGTGAAGGTGTAACCGTACTTATTCCTTTAGCGATTGCTTATGTTGTCTCACACTTTTTAGAAAAAATCTTTTTTATCAGTTTTAAACACAAAGCAAAACAAAAACTCAAACTCATTCCTAATCTAAAGATTATTGCAATTACCGCTTCATTTGGTAAAACATCGATTAAAAACTACATGCATCAAGTATTAAGTAAAAAGTACAAGACCTATAAAACCCCACGTAGCGTGAATACGATTGGTGGGATTGTGTTAGATGTGAACAATCACTTGCCCGATGATACGCAAATATATATTGCAGAAGCGGGTGCCAGAGAGCAAGGGGATATTGAAGAGATTACGATGTTCCTAGAACCTCAATACCCAGTGATTGGTTCAGTAGGTGAACAACATATTGAGTACTTTAAAACCTTGGATAATATTATTCATACGAAAATGGAAATCCTTAAAACCCCACGAATGGTTAAAGGGTTTGTGCATGAAACGGTGCCTATTTTAAAGTATGATACCATTGAGAAGTTTCCAAAAAATCTGAACATCACCATGTCCAACTTAGATGGTATTTGGTTTGATTTAGAGATCAATGGTATACAAGAGCACTTCCATGCACCTCTTCTTGGTAGTTTTAATGCCATAAACTTAAGTGCCGTTATTTTAGTGGCACTGGAATTGGGTATGAGCATTGATGAGATTAAAATTGCCTTGGATAAGATTGAACCTGTGGAACACCGACTGCAACTCATTAAAGCGGGTGGAAAAGTCATTGTGGATGACAGCTTTAATGGAAACCTTGACGGGATGCTGGAAGCTGTGAATATCTGCTCAACGTATGAAGGCAGAAGAGTCATAGTGACGCCAGGTTTGGTTGAATCAACCGATGAAGCCAATATCACTTTAGCCAAAACCATTAATGAACACTTTGATTTGGTGATGATCACGGGAAGTTTGAACGCTAAAATATTGGGCGATAATATTGACAACAGTAAAGTAATTGTGCTTAAAGACAAAGCAAAAATGGAAGCCATGTTAGCAGAAAAGACTCGAATAGGGGATTTAATCTTGTTTGCTAATGATGCACCTAATTTTATATGA
- a CDS encoding four helix bundle protein produces the protein MNSDNILEVKSYAFALRIVKLSRYLQDEQKETILSKQILRSGTAVGALISESVYAQSKPDFISKLHIAIKEANETQYWLNLLKDSDYITVKMFESIEPDIIELLKLLTTSLKTAKENNV, from the coding sequence ATGAACAGTGATAATATTCTGGAAGTGAAAAGTTATGCTTTTGCCTTACGAATTGTAAAACTCTCTCGTTATTTACAAGATGAACAAAAAGAGACTATCCTTTCTAAGCAAATTCTTCGTAGTGGCACCGCTGTAGGAGCACTTATTAGTGAATCTGTCTATGCTCAAAGTAAACCTGATTTTATTTCAAAATTGCACATAGCTATAAAAGAAGCCAATGAAACACAATATTGGCTCAACCTTCTTAAAGACTCGGATTACATCACAGTTAAAATGTTTGAAAGTATAGAACCTGATATAATAGAACTATTAAAACTATTAACCACAAGCCTTAAAACTGCAAAGGAAAACAATGTTTAA
- a CDS encoding HIT family protein encodes MEHLYAPWRFEYVTEEKIKGCVFCHISKNLEDEKMQVIFSDELCYVVMNKYPYSPGHIMVVPHFHTDKIEELEAQVWQQMSLRVQQGVKLLKEVMPCEGVNIGMNLGEIAGAGIAQHVHYHLVPRWKGDTNFISTISHIRVYPVDFDEIFSRLKEYAPKYFL; translated from the coding sequence ATGGAACACCTCTATGCACCTTGGCGATTTGAATACGTAACAGAAGAGAAAATCAAAGGGTGCGTATTTTGCCATATTTCAAAAAACTTAGAAGATGAAAAAATGCAAGTCATTTTCTCTGACGAGTTGTGTTATGTGGTGATGAATAAATACCCATACTCTCCAGGACACATCATGGTCGTACCACATTTTCATACCGATAAAATAGAGGAGTTAGAAGCTCAAGTCTGGCAACAGATGAGTTTGCGCGTACAACAAGGTGTGAAGCTTTTAAAAGAGGTGATGCCGTGTGAGGGTGTGAATATAGGTATGAACTTAGGAGAGATTGCAGGAGCTGGGATTGCTCAGCATGTGCATTATCATTTGGTACCACGTTGGAAAGGGGATACTAATTTTATTAGTACGATATCTCATATTCGTGTTTATCCGGTTGATTTTGATGAAATTTTCTCTAGACTTAAGGAATATGCTCCTAAATATTTTTTATAA
- a CDS encoding PIN domain-containing protein encodes MMLYIFDSGPLIDLFKHYKPEIFPTLWEKFDKLIEEDNLISVKEVYNEISNSTDALGDWSKNNKHLFFQPDIEEYNIILEIFQVKHFQHIIRKQEILEGKPVADPFVIAKAKYLNACVVTTEKYSENGAKVPNICEHFNVKCMNLTHFMKEEKWIF; translated from the coding sequence ATGATGTTATATATTTTTGACAGTGGTCCATTAATTGACTTATTTAAACATTATAAACCAGAAATATTTCCTACCTTATGGGAAAAGTTCGATAAGTTAATTGAAGAAGATAATCTTATTTCTGTAAAAGAAGTTTATAATGAAATTAGTAATTCAACTGATGCATTAGGAGACTGGTCTAAGAATAATAAACACTTATTCTTTCAACCAGATATAGAGGAATATAATATCATTTTAGAAATTTTTCAAGTCAAACATTTTCAACACATAATTAGAAAACAAGAAATTCTAGAAGGAAAGCCTGTTGCAGACCCATTTGTAATAGCAAAAGCAAAATACCTTAATGCCTGTGTAGTTACAACAGAGAAATATAGTGAAAATGGTGCCAAGGTTCCTAATATTTGTGAACATTTTAATGTTAAATGCATGAACTTAACACATTTTATGAAAGAAGAGAAATGGATATTTTAA